In Falco biarmicus isolate bFalBia1 chromosome 17, bFalBia1.pri, whole genome shotgun sequence, the genomic stretch CCCTACATGTTTGTTCCAGTTCcttctgaaaatcttttcaAGGAGCTTCACTTaaaagctactttaaaaaaaaccaaaccaaacaatttGTTCCCCATCTTTATATCTCTGCATTGAACACTTTATTGTTGGTCTAAGAATATTGTCTTTTATGTAGCTGCAACAGAAACCAAAGAGGGATTACGCAAGGTCCTTGCTGACATCAgtgatgagaaagaaaaattccaaTCTTCTGGgctctgaattaaaaaatcctGCTAGTTTCAAGGGAATATAAAACTTCTGCCTACACTGTATAGGAAGTAAATCTCTTTCAGACAAAAGCACTTCCAATTGCAGTCGGTGCAGACCACCtctgaaaaaagttaaaacctACATCCACGCATAGGAACtaatgcagcaaaaaaaccccttaattAGGTCCTAAATAGTAAATCAACTTATCAACCTGAAATACATTTGTACACTCCATTCACGCTTAGTGATACCAAAATAAACATATGAATACACAAGTTTTTGGCATGGAGTAACATACCTATAAAAAGCAACGAGCGTTTCCTAGCGAACTGGAGGCCTTCTCTTCTCTCCACTTCACGATCAGGCTGTAGAGACGAACAAAGAACACGACTCCAATAAGCCACACTTGCCACTCTTACGAAGCCCCTGGAAAAGTGTCACTGCAAAAGTGAAGTTTTGCTGAAAAGCAAGTCTATAAAACCGTGTAGTAACAAGCAAGTGGATTTTCCCACTTTAGATTACTGCTAGGCAGGCTGTTACGGGGTCAAACTGAAGGGGAGCAACATCAAATTGGTAGGAAATGAACACGTTGCTATCTTCTGAAACAACTAGGAGCAAGATCcatgccagaaaggaggttTCAGTGGTCAGATCACGGATTTGGAAGGGGGCAGAGAGAACCTAGTTCAGGATAGCCACGCTGGAAACCTCTTCTAGTAAAGCAAAAGCGGAACATCTCACTATGCAACAGGCATCCAAGATCTGTCAAAACACCCCAGAATCATACATCAAGCAGTGCACCTCACCCCCCCAGAGATGCAAACTCTACAGCCATCCGAAGAGCTgacctctccttccccaccacccaTCCAAAACACACTCCGgccaaaaagcaagcagaagttGCACGGCAGTTAACTTCGCGGTAGAACCGTTTTAGTCAGAATCTCTCACTATCGTAAGAGGATTTCTCTCAATTGTGGCTCTCTAGGGGAGTTTCCATTCAAATCTTGAACAAGATCTGCTTCTAAAGTGAGGTAGTAAGTGGAGTCTGCCCAACCTAGGTTACTTCCAGAGCAAATCACCTCCTCACACAAGAGATGCGTTACTTTCGGCACTTAGCTCACATTTATGCTCTGTCAAGACTGAATCATCTGTGGAAGAGCCTAAGAGGATGCATTTCTAAACTGACCTTATCAGTTTTATTGCCAACTAACATCTTGACAGGGTTGCTTTTCGTGGCATACATTTCCAGCTCATTCAGCCAGCCCTCGAGTCCTGTGAAAGTGTCTTTCCTTGTAACATCGTACACTGgtaacagaggaaaagaggCTTAAGGGCTGTGGACTCTTAAACAAGGTTTACTTTGTTACAGCAGAACTTAGACCCTACTAGCTAACTACTGCCCCCCAAAGAAGGCATTATTAGGGAATTACAGAAAGGTGCATGTTGATGCATATCCTCGTCCCAGCGCTGAACACGTTGGCTGTGCTCACCCAAAGTCACCCAGGATTACAGAACACGAGTGCCTCTGCAACTGGAAATCACGCTTACCAGTTCAAATCTTAACACCTACTACAAGTTCCGATGTAGGCcacacaatattttaaaatacctattTTGTCACCTCATTTAATAAAGTGAATTTTGGTCACTGATAACTTCCTAACTCCATTCACTTCATCACTAAGGTTTAAAAAGCTGCATCACAGCCAGAAAAATGATTTTGTTCAGGAAGGTGCTCAACCTTCACAAACCCTAAGAAtcccttctttttctaattGGTGGTGTCACAGGGAAAGTGACGAGCCATTGATTACTTGTGCTACAAACCGCATGTCTTACAGTATTCACATCAATAGTtcctgggaggggaaaaaaaaaaaaaagaaaaaaaaaaaaaaagagtaaaaacattgggggtgggggggaagacaACACAAACCCTAATTTGCCTTAATACCAAAAACTCAAAATAGTAACTACAAAGCTAATAATTCATCCACTCAACAGCTTGCAGGGCAACATACTCGTATCTttcatttaaagtattttgaagaaGCATTAGTTCCTGCTTGTGGTTTTACCTACTCAGTGTTTGAAGTAATGATGCAGTACTGTTGTAAAAACTGTAACCATTCCTCTGATTCCCTCAGACAACCTCCTTTCATGAAGGCAGGCACATTTCGGTAGTAATAAAGACCACTCTTTTTGTtatcatgttttcctttcatacaCCTCCTACCTAAAACAACCCCTTGAGCTCCTCGGTAATAACTGGGAGTCAGTGTTCTAAAGCGCTCCTGTCCTGCCGTGTcctacagaggggaaaaaaaaaaaaaacaaccaaccaaaacacacacataacatcaaatatatttagaacaaaaaatgtattttgaactACACAAGATAAAGTTAAAATTTTCCTGACTGATAAGGACATGTGAAACCATAAGCCAACAGAATGAGGGGAAGCAGTCAAAAAAtagcagcaacagaaaacaggTAAGGAGGGGTAGAAAAGCATGGAGAGGACTTCACTGAAGGTTAAAGCAATAAGCACAGACAACTGTAACATCAGCAAGACAACAAGAAAGTCAGTGGGActcaagagaaacaaaaaaaggctcCTGCTGCAAGCCAAGCAGCTAGACTTAACTAATTAACAATCAGCTGAGCTGAACGAGGTGAGGAATAACTTGTTTTCCAGTGAGAGACACTGCAGGAAAGGAGACACAGTGGTTCCAAAAAACCTCCCTTTGCCCCTCTACGGAGGGAAAGGAGAATCCAGTTAGAAAGAACTACTACAAGATTACTAAAACTCTAAGCAGgtaagaaattttaaaatcagtagtCTCGTTCAATTATTGCTGCAGCATGTCACACTTCCTCTCATGAATCTTCACAATAGCTCCTAAGTGCATCATGAAATTcaaaaaccctcaaaacaaacaataagGAGGCAAAAGGATTACACCAATAGGATTTTTACCCccaaaaaatcatttcagttgATGTGCAGATTGGAATAGACACACTAACAGCTATAGtgtgatttatttcttctttgttaaaaaaagaaacaaaaattggCAATATATTTACTTAATTCAGTTCATTGTTACTAAGGAGACGGCACTCTTGGGCATCTAtgcccacacacacactaaagCCAAAGCCTCTTTTTTTACCTTGATGCACAGCACGCACATTAGTTTTTATTCACCATCGTTGAATAATTAGCAGTTTCTCCTTAACGCTGTTACAGACTGCTGCAAAAGTGCCTTTTCCAGCTACGCAACTTGTGCAAGCTCTTGCTGGGAAATCAAAAGTGAGGCCAGGAGACACACCCCTGCGCGATTATTAGGGCAAAGAAATCGTGGTTACTCTCAGCAAAGCTTCTGCTTCGTGTCCGGTGCGTTCAGAACACAGGCAACACGTCACTGGCTAGAGCGAGTGTGATGGTCTTCTTGCTCCAAAAGTGTGAAcgaaaacaagaaaataatttgaggtTTGGcatttatattacttttttattatcaGCCCGAGGTACATTTGTGCTCCCTTTCAAACAGTCCCAATTAATTAGTAATGACGTGTTCTTTCTCAAATACCTGTGACCACGCAATGAAAGTCTCTCCCTTGTAGGgttctttccttccatttagGAGAATACATGTTGTGCtttaatattataaataatCCTGATCACACAGCTGCTATCCAACTTCCCAGTTTGCAAGTGCTGGAAACACATGATCAGAAAGTTCAGGAGAAACGGTCAAGTCTCCCAGTAAATCTGAACCAACCTTTAAATTGTTCTGCACCAAGCATCATTTTTTGATGCTTTTAACCAAAACCAATCAGCTGGAGTGTTTCTGGTGCGGCACAGACCCAGAGCTGTCAGGCAGAGCATCACCccggagcagagcagagcatctCCCAGAGCCTGAGCATCACCCCGGAGCatgagcagagcagagcatcGCCCCGGAGCACGAGCAGAGCATCGCATCGCCCCGGAGCACGAGCAGAGCAtcactgctccccagccagctgtgccccagtgctgcctgtCCTGTCAGCACCTCTGGGCCACTGGGGCCACACCTCGGCAAGCCCAACGTGCCCCAGAGGGCCTGGAGACCCCAGCTTGTGTAGGCGCAGGGAAGAGCAGACACAATCTCTGCTAGAATTGAAGGGAggctccagcccagcaccaTGAGCTCAGTAGAGGTGGAGGGAGGGCTCTGAGAGGTGGGGGACAGCAAGGGAAGGGGACAGCGGGGGAAGGGGACAGCCAGGCACAGAACCAAGCTCTTGGGAGGTTTCACACCTGTCGAGAACCAGACTTGTCCCCATCTGTCGGAGCAGAACCTACCCATATCGCCAGCTGCACCACGTGGCCGTCCACCACCATCTTCTTCGCTCTAAAATCAACACCTgagaggtgaggaggagggaaggtggTCAGCAGGAAGAGACCAGTCCTGGCCGCTCCGGCCCCGGTCCCAGTCCCTGGTCCCCGGCCCAGGTCCCCCTCCCTGGTCCCCGATCCCCGATCCCCAatccccctccccggcccctgATCCTCCTCCCCG encodes the following:
- the LOC130160260 gene encoding ras-related protein Rab-18-B-like, which codes for MEAAGLTLKLLLIGDSAVGKSSLLLSFTEGAFEPCLKPTVGVDFRAKKMVVDGHVVQLAIWDTAGQERFRTLTPSYYRGAQGVVLVYDVTRKDTFTGLEGWLNELEMYATKSNPVKMLVGNKTDKPDREVERREGLQFARKRSLLFIETSAKTQDGVQHAFEELVIKILQTPGLWDKRAEKRGVRLMEASAQQDKSSCGAYCPLA